In a single window of the Xylanimonas protaetiae genome:
- a CDS encoding GNAT family N-acetyltransferase, producing MALFTSADGATADVSVRPAVPGDEAAVTRVQTAAWRVAPALGDAVVDLVDDDAVRARWADAVTAPPGPGFAVLVALDGPRLVGFAAVAPGQLLTLEVDPAHRRRGHGSRLLAAAVDRLRADDAREIVTWVIEGDAARERFLTQSGLGPDGTERALAVGVDDDGVRSVVERRWSALI from the coding sequence ATGGCCCTGTTCACGTCCGCCGACGGTGCGACCGCCGACGTCTCCGTGCGCCCCGCCGTCCCCGGCGACGAGGCCGCGGTGACGCGCGTGCAGACGGCCGCGTGGCGCGTCGCCCCCGCGCTGGGCGACGCCGTCGTGGACCTCGTCGACGACGACGCCGTCCGCGCCCGCTGGGCCGACGCCGTCACCGCCCCTCCCGGTCCCGGGTTCGCGGTGCTCGTCGCCCTCGACGGCCCGCGGCTCGTCGGGTTCGCGGCCGTCGCGCCCGGCCAGCTGCTCACGCTCGAGGTGGACCCCGCCCACCGCCGTCGCGGCCACGGCTCGCGGCTGCTCGCGGCCGCCGTCGACCGGCTGCGCGCCGACGACGCCCGGGAGATCGTCACGTGGGTCATCGAGGGCGACGCCGCGCGCGAGCGGTTCCTGACGCAGTCCGGGCTGGGGCCGGACGGCACGGAGCGGGCGCTCGCCGTCGGCGTGGACGACGACGGGGTGCGCAGCGTCGTCGAGCGGCGCTGGTCGGCCCTGATCTGA
- a CDS encoding AzlD domain-containing protein: MTPGVVWATVLLASLACYALKLVGHLVPEHRLADPRVARLTSLVTVGLLVSLMVVQTVADGRSLTVDARVPALAVAALAFALRAPFVVVVVLAAATAAGLRALGWG; this comes from the coding sequence ATGACCCCCGGCGTCGTCTGGGCGACCGTGCTGCTCGCCTCCCTCGCCTGCTACGCGCTCAAGCTCGTGGGCCACCTGGTGCCCGAGCACCGGCTCGCGGACCCCCGCGTCGCGCGCCTCACCTCGCTCGTGACGGTGGGGCTGCTCGTCTCGCTCATGGTGGTGCAGACCGTCGCCGACGGGCGGAGCCTCACGGTCGACGCACGCGTGCCCGCGCTGGCCGTCGCGGCGCTCGCCTTCGCGCTGCGCGCCCCGTTCGTCGTCGTGGTGGTGCTGGCGGCGGCCACGGCAGCAGGCCTGCGCGCCCTCGGCTGGGGGTGA
- a CDS encoding AzlC family ABC transporter permease, translating to MTRDAATPQVRAAVRQGLSVAVATGLYGISFGALSVAAGVGVWPTMALSLLMFSGGSQFALVGVIGAGGSPGAAVATAALLGVRNGLYGAVVTPVVRARGLRRLLAAQVTIDESTAVSAAQNDRRAARVGFWVAGVGVFVLWNLFTLLGALAGDALGDPRAWGLDAAAAAAFLGLVWPRLAPRRAQLVAAVAAAVSVALVPFVPPGVPVIGAAAAAIVVGLVVGDAAPGPDDGRTQPDDDASPEPEGATR from the coding sequence ATGACCCGCGACGCCGCCACCCCGCAGGTGCGGGCCGCCGTCCGGCAGGGGCTGTCCGTGGCGGTCGCCACGGGGCTGTACGGGATCTCGTTCGGGGCGCTGTCGGTCGCGGCCGGCGTGGGCGTGTGGCCCACCATGGCGCTGAGCCTGCTCATGTTCTCCGGCGGGTCGCAGTTCGCGCTCGTCGGCGTGATCGGGGCCGGCGGGTCGCCCGGCGCGGCCGTCGCGACCGCCGCGCTGCTCGGCGTCCGCAACGGGCTCTACGGGGCCGTCGTCACGCCCGTCGTCCGGGCGCGCGGCCTGCGCCGGCTGCTCGCCGCGCAGGTGACGATCGACGAGTCGACGGCCGTCTCCGCCGCCCAGAACGACCGCCGTGCGGCGCGCGTCGGGTTCTGGGTGGCCGGCGTGGGCGTCTTCGTGCTGTGGAACCTCTTCACGCTGCTGGGCGCGCTCGCGGGCGACGCGCTCGGCGACCCGCGCGCCTGGGGCCTCGACGCCGCCGCCGCGGCAGCGTTCCTGGGGCTCGTGTGGCCGCGGCTCGCGCCGCGTCGCGCGCAGCTCGTCGCGGCCGTCGCGGCCGCCGTCTCCGTCGCCCTCGTCCCGTTCGTGCCGCCCGGCGTCCCCGTCATCGGGGCGGCCGCGGCCGCGATCGTCGTCGGCCTCGTGGTGGGTGACGCCGCGCCCGGGCCCGACGACGGGCGGACGCAGCCCGACGACGACGCCAGCCCCGAGCCCGAAGGAGCCACCCGATGA